In one Pseudomonas sp. SG20056 genomic region, the following are encoded:
- a CDS encoding bifunctional nitrate reductase/sulfite reductase flavoprotein subunit alpha, protein MANKTVRSVCPYCGVGCGIVMHVENGKIAKVSGDQQHPSNFGRLCTKGSTCAQPLSESGRMQHAYLRSERSRDPGQVAMDAAISAAAARLRATLDEHGPDAIALYVSGQMSLEAQYLANKLVKGYLGSNQIESNSRLCMASAGSGYKLSLGADGPPGSYQDFDRADVFFVIGANMADCHPILFLRLMARVKAGAKLIVVDPRRNATADKADLFLQIKPGSDLLLLNGLLHLLHKNGHTDPAFIAEFTEGWEVMPDFLESYTPDYVATHTGLSEAAIRQAARWIGEAGEWMSCWTMGLNQSTHGTWNTNALCNLHLATGKICRPGSGPFSLTGQPNAMGGREMGYMGPGLPGQRSVLVDDDRAFVEHVWGVPAGTLHTRLGGGSVTLFEDLAAGKVKACWIICTNPVASMANRSTVVEGLKAAELVIAQDAFLDTETNRYADILLPGALWAEAEGVMINSERNLTLMPQAVEPPGEAMADWRIIAEVACAMGFADGFSYESAEQVFEEIKRFHNPKTGYDLRGASYPRLRQTPLQWPCASEAGDGRMPLRYINDGISQHLHIREDGSTPRLAFATPSGKAQFFPRPHLDPAEMPDADFPFVLNTGRLQHQWHTLTKTGKVATLNKLNPGPFIEVHPQDAAALGVRDRDQLEIRSRRGHAVLPVQISDRVLPGGCFAPFHWNDVYGDNLAINAVTSDAIDPISQQPEFKFCAVSLRRIELIAHQRLDTPTAEAVDSTRLSHQPEELAMSSIETFAALVGVDCSAPPPLSDSERTYMAGYISGLRSNPGGGVPSLPSQAPLTEPTRLWLDGMLAGLFSRVAPAALAASPAVTLLWASQTGNAEALAERLATHLSAAGVAVALSCMADYPPQQLASAGSVLLLSSTFGDGDAPDNGQAFWNALQASDLRLENLRYAVLALGDPNYEQFCQHGKNLDRRLAELGATPLRPCLDCDSDFDEAASAWLNELLPLLRPAATAVPAHSAALTEPVSTVSKTQPLPARLALNLRLNAAGASKDTRQFAFALGDSGLSYEAGDALGVWPRNCPELVEEVLELAHLDGEQLVNVAKVGDLSLREALTSHFEIARPSNEALALVAERSANNELRSLLGERKAELKDWLWGRQLADVLQAYPAEHSAGELLGSLKRLQPRLYSISSSPKAHAGEVHLTVSAVRYGKRKGVASTFLADRVGNREVPLFVQSNKYFRVPQDGDVPMIMIGPGTGVAPFRGFLHERRARGDAGKNWLFFGEQHAASDFYYRDELTAMQHDGLLTHLSLAFSRDQAQKIYVQDRIREQGGELWRWLEEGAQLYVCGDANRMAKDVEQALRDVAREHGGLSEEKAAEHIRRLAEQKRYLRDVY, encoded by the coding sequence GTGGCGAACAAAACCGTGCGAAGTGTCTGTCCCTATTGCGGCGTCGGCTGCGGCATCGTCATGCATGTGGAAAACGGCAAGATCGCCAAGGTCAGCGGTGACCAGCAGCATCCGAGCAACTTCGGCCGCCTGTGCACCAAGGGCAGCACCTGCGCCCAACCGCTGAGCGAATCCGGCCGCATGCAGCACGCCTACCTGCGCAGCGAACGCAGCCGCGACCCAGGGCAAGTCGCCATGGATGCCGCAATCAGCGCCGCCGCCGCCCGCCTGCGCGCGACTCTCGATGAACACGGGCCGGACGCCATCGCCCTGTATGTCTCCGGGCAGATGTCGCTGGAGGCGCAGTACCTGGCCAACAAGCTGGTCAAGGGCTACCTGGGCAGCAACCAGATCGAATCCAACTCGCGCCTGTGCATGGCCAGCGCCGGCAGTGGCTACAAATTGTCGCTGGGCGCCGACGGCCCGCCCGGCTCGTACCAGGATTTCGACCGCGCCGATGTGTTCTTCGTCATCGGTGCAAATATGGCCGACTGTCACCCGATCCTGTTTCTACGCCTGATGGCACGGGTCAAGGCCGGCGCCAAGCTGATCGTCGTCGACCCCCGGCGCAATGCCACAGCGGACAAGGCCGATCTGTTTCTGCAGATCAAACCGGGCAGCGACCTGCTGCTGCTCAACGGCTTGCTGCACCTGCTGCACAAGAACGGCCACACCGATCCAGCCTTTATTGCCGAGTTCACCGAAGGCTGGGAGGTCATGCCGGACTTCCTTGAGAGCTACACCCCCGACTACGTCGCCACCCACACCGGGCTCAGCGAAGCGGCTATCCGCCAGGCCGCACGCTGGATCGGTGAAGCCGGCGAGTGGATGAGCTGCTGGACCATGGGCCTCAACCAGAGCACCCACGGCACCTGGAACACCAATGCCCTGTGCAACCTGCACTTGGCCACCGGCAAGATCTGCCGCCCCGGTAGCGGACCGTTTTCCCTTACCGGCCAACCCAACGCCATGGGCGGCCGCGAGATGGGCTATATGGGCCCCGGCCTGCCGGGCCAGCGCAGCGTGCTGGTGGACGACGACCGCGCCTTTGTCGAGCACGTCTGGGGCGTGCCCGCCGGCACCCTGCACACCCGCCTGGGCGGCGGCAGCGTGACGCTGTTCGAGGATCTGGCAGCCGGCAAGGTCAAGGCCTGCTGGATCATCTGCACCAATCCGGTGGCGAGCATGGCCAACCGCAGCACGGTAGTCGAAGGGCTGAAGGCCGCCGAACTGGTGATCGCCCAGGACGCCTTTCTCGACACTGAAACCAATCGCTACGCCGACATCCTCCTGCCCGGCGCGCTGTGGGCCGAAGCCGAAGGGGTGATGATCAACTCCGAACGCAACCTGACCCTGATGCCGCAAGCCGTCGAGCCGCCCGGCGAGGCCATGGCCGACTGGCGGATCATCGCCGAGGTGGCCTGCGCCATGGGCTTTGCCGACGGCTTCAGCTACGAATCGGCCGAGCAGGTGTTCGAGGAGATCAAGCGCTTCCACAACCCCAAGACCGGCTACGACCTGCGCGGCGCCAGCTACCCGCGCCTGCGCCAAACGCCGCTGCAATGGCCCTGCGCCAGTGAAGCGGGCGACGGGCGCATGCCACTGCGCTACATCAACGACGGCATCAGCCAGCATCTGCACATTCGCGAAGATGGCAGCACGCCGCGCCTGGCCTTTGCCACGCCCAGCGGCAAGGCGCAGTTCTTCCCGCGCCCGCACCTCGACCCGGCGGAAATGCCCGATGCCGACTTCCCCTTTGTGCTCAACACCGGGCGCCTGCAACACCAGTGGCACACCCTGACCAAAACCGGCAAGGTCGCCACGCTAAACAAGCTCAACCCCGGCCCCTTTATCGAAGTGCACCCGCAGGACGCCGCCGCCCTCGGCGTGCGCGATCGCGACCAGCTGGAAATCCGCTCGCGGCGTGGCCATGCCGTGCTGCCGGTACAGATCAGCGACCGCGTGCTGCCCGGCGGCTGCTTTGCGCCGTTCCACTGGAACGATGTGTACGGCGATAACCTGGCGATCAACGCGGTAACCAGCGACGCCATCGACCCCATCTCGCAGCAGCCTGAATTCAAGTTCTGCGCCGTCAGCCTGCGGCGTATCGAGCTGATCGCCCATCAACGCCTCGATACGCCCACCGCCGAGGCAGTCGACAGCACTCGCCTATCTCACCAGCCCGAGGAACTCGCGATGTCGAGCATCGAAACCTTTGCGGCCCTGGTCGGCGTAGATTGCAGCGCGCCGCCGCCCCTCAGCGACAGCGAGCGCACCTATATGGCCGGCTATATCAGCGGTTTACGCAGCAACCCCGGCGGCGGTGTGCCCAGCCTGCCAAGCCAAGCGCCCCTGACGGAGCCGACCCGCCTGTGGCTCGACGGCATGCTCGCCGGGCTATTCAGCCGCGTCGCACCCGCGGCGCTGGCAGCGAGCCCTGCGGTAACCCTGCTGTGGGCCTCGCAAACCGGCAATGCCGAGGCGCTGGCCGAACGCCTGGCCACGCACCTGAGCGCGGCTGGGGTGGCCGTGGCGCTGAGCTGCATGGCCGATTACCCGCCGCAGCAACTGGCCAGCGCCGGTTCGGTGCTGCTGCTCAGCAGCACCTTCGGCGACGGCGATGCGCCGGACAACGGCCAGGCCTTCTGGAACGCCCTGCAAGCCAGCGACCTGCGCCTGGAAAATCTGCGTTATGCGGTACTGGCCCTCGGTGACCCGAATTACGAACAGTTCTGCCAGCACGGCAAAAACCTCGACCGCCGCCTGGCCGAACTCGGCGCCACGCCGCTGCGACCCTGCCTGGATTGCGACAGCGATTTCGACGAGGCTGCCTCGGCCTGGCTAAACGAGCTGCTACCACTGCTGCGCCCGGCGGCAACGGCAGTTCCTGCACACAGCGCCGCTTTAACTGAACCCGTCAGCACGGTGAGCAAAACCCAGCCGCTGCCCGCGCGCCTGGCGCTGAATCTGCGCCTGAACGCAGCAGGCGCGAGCAAGGACACCCGTCAGTTCGCCTTCGCCCTGGGCGACTCCGGTCTCAGCTACGAAGCCGGCGATGCCCTCGGCGTATGGCCGCGCAACTGCCCGGAGCTGGTCGAGGAAGTGCTCGAACTGGCGCATCTGGACGGCGAGCAACTGGTCAACGTGGCCAAGGTAGGCGACTTGTCGCTGCGCGAGGCGCTGACCAGCCATTTCGAAATCGCCCGGCCGAGCAACGAGGCTCTCGCCCTGGTCGCCGAACGCAGCGCCAACAACGAATTACGCAGCCTGCTTGGCGAGCGCAAAGCCGAGCTGAAGGACTGGCTGTGGGGCCGCCAACTGGCCGACGTGCTGCAGGCCTATCCAGCCGAGCATTCAGCGGGCGAGCTGCTGGGCAGCCTCAAGCGTCTGCAACCGCGCCTGTATTCGATCTCATCGAGCCCCAAGGCGCATGCCGGCGAAGTGCATCTGACCGTGTCCGCCGTGCGCTACGGCAAACGCAAGGGCGTGGCCTCGACCTTTCTTGCCGACCGTGTGGGTAACCGCGAGGTGCCGCTGTTTGTGCAGAGCAACAAATACTTCCGCGTACCGCAAGATGGCGACGTGCCGATGATCATGATCGGCCCCGGCACCGGCGTGGCGCCGTTTCGCGGCTTCCTCCACGAACGCCGCGCGCGCGGCGATGCTGGCAAGAACTGGCTGTTCTTCGGCGAACAGCATGCGGCCAGCGACTTCTACTACCGCGACGAGCTGACGGCGATGCAGCACGACGGCCTGCTGACCCACCTCAGCCTGGCCTTCTCTCGCGATCAGGCGCAGAAGATCTACGTGCAGGATCGCATTCGCGAGCAGGGCGGCGAGCTGTGGCGCTGGCTGGAGGAGGGTGCGCAGCTGTATGTCTGCGGCGACGCCAACCGCATGGCCAAGGATGTCGAACAGGCGCTACGGGATGTGGCGCGCGAGCACGGCGGTTTGAGCGAGGAAAAAGCCGCCGAGCATATTCGCCGTCTGGCCGAACAGAAGCGTTATCTGCGTGATGTGTACTGA
- the modA gene encoding molybdate ABC transporter substrate-binding protein, with the protein MQVRIVALFAALVFSNQALAEQVQVAVAANFTAPLQAIASEFEKDTGHSVLASFGATGQLYAQIQHGAPFEVFLSADESTPAKLDSEGLGVSGSRFTYAVGSLVLWSATPGYLDGSDAALKANQYKHLAIANPKAAPYGLAATEVLDKLGLSAAVKDKLVEGQNITQAHQFIATGNAELGFVALSQVYKDGQLSSGSAWMVPAQMHTPIKQDALILKKGEHNPAAAALTAYLKGEKAAKIIKSYGYQL; encoded by the coding sequence ATGCAAGTTCGTATCGTGGCTCTGTTCGCCGCCCTGGTATTCAGTAACCAGGCCCTGGCTGAGCAGGTGCAGGTCGCGGTTGCCGCCAACTTCACCGCGCCGCTGCAGGCGATTGCCAGCGAGTTTGAAAAGGATACGGGGCACAGCGTACTCGCCTCCTTCGGCGCCACCGGGCAGCTGTATGCGCAGATTCAGCATGGCGCGCCGTTTGAGGTGTTTTTAAGTGCCGATGAAAGCACCCCGGCCAAGCTCGACAGTGAAGGCCTGGGCGTCAGCGGCTCGCGCTTTACCTACGCAGTTGGCAGCTTGGTGCTGTGGTCGGCCACGCCGGGTTATCTGGATGGCAGCGACGCGGCGCTCAAGGCCAACCAGTACAAACACTTGGCGATCGCTAACCCGAAAGCAGCACCCTACGGCTTGGCGGCCACCGAAGTGCTGGACAAGCTCGGCTTGAGTGCGGCGGTCAAGGACAAGCTGGTCGAAGGGCAGAACATTACCCAGGCGCATCAATTCATTGCCACCGGCAATGCCGAACTGGGTTTTGTTGCACTGTCGCAGGTGTACAAGGATGGCCAGCTCAGCAGTGGCTCGGCCTGGATGGTGCCGGCGCAGATGCACACGCCGATCAAGCAGGATGCGTTGATCCTCAAGAAAGGCGAACATAATCCCGCCGCGGCAGCCCTGACCGCGTACCTGAAAGGTGAGAAGGCGGCGAAGATCATCAAGTCTTACGGCTACCAACTTTAA
- a CDS encoding class I SAM-dependent methyltransferase, with protein sequence MGLSADDLAQISALTLRHYQDCAEDFREGTRDHDVSQNIAALLAAIQATAPYQILDFGCGPGRDLRTFSAMGHSAVGLDGCARFVEMARADSGCEAWQQDFLALDLPPERFDGVFANASLFHIPRQELPRVLKQLHATLKPGGVLFSSNPRGDNQEGWNGERYGAYHDLANWRVLLNAAGFSELQHYYRPAGLPREQQPWLASVWRRL encoded by the coding sequence GTGGGATTGAGCGCGGATGACCTGGCGCAGATCAGCGCGCTGACCCTGCGCCATTATCAGGACTGCGCCGAAGACTTTCGTGAAGGCACACGCGATCACGATGTCAGCCAGAATATTGCCGCCCTGCTCGCGGCTATTCAGGCCACTGCGCCCTATCAGATTCTCGATTTCGGCTGCGGCCCAGGACGCGATCTGCGCACCTTTAGCGCCATGGGCCACAGCGCTGTCGGTTTGGATGGCTGCGCGCGCTTTGTCGAAATGGCCCGTGCCGACAGTGGCTGCGAAGCCTGGCAGCAGGACTTTCTCGCCCTCGATCTGCCGCCTGAACGCTTCGATGGGGTGTTCGCCAATGCCTCGCTGTTTCATATTCCTCGCCAGGAGTTGCCACGGGTGTTGAAGCAGCTGCATGCCACCCTTAAACCCGGCGGCGTACTGTTCAGCTCTAACCCCCGTGGTGACAACCAGGAAGGCTGGAATGGCGAGCGCTACGGCGCCTATCACGACCTGGCCAACTGGCGTGTGCTGCTCAACGCCGCCGGCTTTAGCGAACTGCAGCATTACTACCGCCCGGCGGGCTTGCCGCGCGAGCAGCAGCCCTGGCTGGCCAGCGTCTGGCGCAGGCTCTGA
- the modB gene encoding molybdate ABC transporter permease subunit → MPLSKADFAAVLLTLELASLTTLLLLLIGTPIAWWLARTQSKWKQPIGAIVALPLVLPPTVIGFYLLVSMGPHGFIGQLTQSLGLGTLTFTFTGLVIGSVFYSLPFVVQPLQNAFEAIGRAPLEAAATLRAGPWDAFFTVVLPLAKPGFVTAAILGFAHTVGEFGVVLMIGGNIPGKTQVASVQIYNHVETMEYAQAHWLAGGMVLFSFIVLLALYSGRSSSTRVWQ, encoded by the coding sequence ATGCCACTGAGCAAAGCTGATTTCGCTGCGGTACTGCTGACGCTTGAGCTGGCATCGCTGACCACCCTGTTACTGCTGTTGATCGGTACACCGATTGCCTGGTGGCTGGCGCGCACTCAATCCAAATGGAAGCAGCCGATTGGCGCCATCGTCGCGCTGCCGCTGGTGCTGCCGCCGACGGTGATCGGCTTCTACCTGCTGGTGAGCATGGGCCCGCACGGTTTTATCGGCCAGCTGACTCAGAGCCTCGGCCTCGGCACCCTGACGTTTACCTTTACCGGGCTGGTGATCGGCTCGGTGTTCTATTCCCTGCCCTTTGTTGTGCAGCCGCTGCAGAACGCCTTCGAGGCGATTGGCCGTGCCCCGCTGGAGGCGGCGGCGACGCTGCGCGCCGGGCCTTGGGATGCGTTCTTCACGGTGGTGCTGCCGCTGGCCAAACCGGGTTTTGTCACTGCGGCGATTCTCGGTTTCGCGCATACCGTGGGCGAGTTCGGCGTGGTGCTGATGATTGGCGGCAATATCCCCGGGAAGACCCAAGTGGCGTCAGTGCAGATCTACAACCATGTGGAAACCATGGAGTACGCCCAGGCCCACTGGCTGGCGGGCGGCATGGTGCTGTTCTCCTTTATCGTGCTGCTGGCGCTCTACTCTGGTCGAAGCAGCAGTACGCGGGTGTGGCAATGA
- the aroE gene encoding shikimate dehydrogenase, with protein sequence MDRYGVFGNPIGHSKSPLIHRLFAQQTGEQLSYEALLAPLDDFPGFARSFFAEGLGANVTVPFKEQAFALADQLSARAQRAGAVNTLKKLADGSLLGDNTDGAGLVRDLTVNAGVTLKGKRILLLGAGGAVRGVLEPLLAEQPAALVVANRTVEKAEQLAREFADLGPVVASGYDWIDAPVDLIINGTSASLAGELPPIAPSLIQPGHTLCYDMMYGKELTAFNRWAAEHGAARTLDGLGMLVEQAAEAFALWRDVRPASAPVLAELRRLLAEG encoded by the coding sequence ATGGACCGCTACGGCGTATTCGGCAACCCCATCGGCCATAGCAAGTCGCCGCTGATTCATCGTCTGTTTGCTCAGCAGACCGGCGAGCAACTGAGTTATGAAGCCCTGCTCGCGCCGCTGGACGACTTCCCCGGATTTGCCCGCAGTTTCTTCGCCGAAGGTTTGGGCGCCAATGTCACGGTGCCGTTCAAGGAGCAGGCGTTTGCCCTCGCCGATCAGCTCAGCGCCCGTGCTCAACGCGCCGGTGCGGTCAATACCCTGAAGAAGCTTGCCGACGGCAGCCTGCTTGGTGATAACACCGATGGCGCCGGTCTGGTGCGCGATCTGACGGTGAATGCCGGGGTAACCCTCAAGGGCAAACGCATCCTGCTGCTCGGCGCTGGTGGTGCCGTGCGCGGGGTGCTGGAGCCGTTGTTGGCCGAGCAGCCGGCGGCGCTGGTGGTTGCCAACCGCACGGTCGAGAAAGCCGAGCAACTGGCCCGCGAATTTGCCGACCTGGGTCCGGTGGTAGCCAGTGGTTATGACTGGATCGATGCGCCGGTGGACCTGATCATCAACGGCACCTCGGCCAGCCTGGCCGGCGAGTTGCCGCCGATTGCCCCAAGCCTGATTCAGCCCGGCCATACCCTGTGCTACGACATGATGTACGGCAAGGAATTGACCGCCTTTAACCGCTGGGCCGCCGAGCACGGCGCAGCGCGCACTCTGGATGGTCTGGGCATGTTGGTCGAGCAAGCCGCTGAAGCCTTTGCCCTGTGGCGCGATGTGCGTCCAGCCAGCGCCCCGGTGTTGGCCGAACTGCGCCGCCTGCTGGCCGAGGGCTGA
- the nirD gene encoding nitrite reductase small subunit NirD, which translates to MSQSSATATVEQTRVQWRALCNRADLVANSGVVAWVDGAQVALFYLPNEASDKQLYAVDNRDPKSGANVIGRGIVGSLAGDLVIAAPLYKQHYRLEDGSCLEYPEQQLRTWPVRLQGDRVEIGLS; encoded by the coding sequence ATGAGCCAGTCGAGCGCAACCGCAACAGTCGAACAAACCCGCGTGCAATGGCGCGCCCTGTGCAACCGTGCCGATCTGGTGGCCAACTCCGGCGTGGTCGCCTGGGTCGACGGCGCCCAGGTGGCGCTGTTTTATCTGCCAAACGAGGCCAGTGACAAGCAGCTGTATGCCGTCGATAACCGCGACCCCAAGTCCGGCGCCAACGTTATCGGTCGCGGCATTGTCGGCAGCCTGGCTGGCGACCTGGTGATCGCCGCGCCGCTGTACAAACAGCACTACCGCCTGGAAGACGGCAGCTGCCTGGAATATCCCGAGCAGCAGCTGCGCACCTGGCCGGTGCGCTTGCAGGGCGACCGGGTGGAGATCGGCCTGAGCTAA
- the nirB gene encoding nitrite reductase large subunit NirB: MNSTDTSTDQQRLIIIGNGMVGHHCVEQLIERGALAQYRVHVFSEEPLRAYDRVHLSEYFTGRDAESLALSGAELYQTPGVTLHLGVPVLEIDRERREVITAEGSFPYDQLVLATGSYPFVPPIEGAEGDSRLVYRTLADLDTIQAAAKSARRGVVVGGGLLGLEAANALKSLGLEAHVVEFAPRLMPVQLDDHGGLALKAQIEALGVSVHLSRGTQSITPGSEYRYRMNFAGDEFLETDLIVFSAGIRPQDAIAKQCGLELGPRGGVAIDSQCRTSDPAIYAIGECAAWNGGIFGLVAPGYQMARSVATQLCGEDSEPFMGADMSTKLKLLGVDVGSIGDAHGATAGSRSYRFIDEATASYRRLVVSADGKQALGAVLVGDNSYYDTLLQYVQNGINLPADPSCLILPQGEGAPALGADALPDTATICSCHNVSKGAICAAIDGGCGDLAGLKACTKAATGCGGCSALLKQVFEHELTARGVVVDKSLCEHFAYTRQELYGIVRVEGIESFEALLAKHGRGHVGCDICKPAVGSILASCWNRSITDPALVPLQDTNDTFMANMQKNGTYSVVPRIPGGEITPDGLLAIGAVAKKYDLYTKITGGQRIDLFGAQLHELPDIWAELIAAGFETGHAYGKSLRTVKSCVGSTWCRYGVQDSVAMALLLEDRYKGLRSPHKIKFAVSGCTRECAEAQSKDVGVIATENGWNLYVAGNGGMRPRHAELFATDLDDATLIRYIDRFLMFYVQTADRLQRTSVWRESLEGGLDYLKEVIIDDSLNLAAELEAQMQLVIDRYECEWANALKDPEKLKRFRTFVNQQGGDPDIQFVEERGQRRPVRADELALIPLFEEVV; the protein is encoded by the coding sequence ATGAACAGCACAGATACCTCCACAGACCAGCAGCGGCTGATCATCATCGGCAACGGCATGGTCGGCCATCACTGCGTCGAGCAACTGATCGAGCGTGGCGCGCTGGCGCAGTACCGCGTGCATGTGTTCAGCGAAGAGCCGCTGCGCGCCTATGACCGCGTGCACCTCTCCGAGTATTTCACCGGGCGCGATGCCGAATCCCTCGCCCTCAGCGGTGCCGAGCTGTACCAGACGCCGGGCGTGACCCTGCACCTGGGCGTGCCGGTGCTGGAGATCGACCGCGAACGCCGCGAAGTGATTACCGCCGAAGGCAGCTTCCCCTACGACCAGCTAGTGCTGGCCACCGGCTCCTACCCCTTCGTGCCGCCGATCGAAGGTGCCGAAGGTGATTCGCGCCTGGTCTACCGCACCCTGGCCGACCTCGACACCATCCAGGCCGCCGCCAAGAGTGCGCGCCGTGGCGTGGTGGTGGGTGGCGGCCTGCTCGGCCTGGAAGCAGCCAACGCGCTGAAGTCGCTGGGTCTGGAAGCCCATGTGGTGGAATTCGCCCCGCGCCTGATGCCGGTGCAGCTGGATGACCACGGCGGCCTGGCGCTGAAGGCGCAGATCGAGGCCCTGGGCGTCAGCGTGCACCTGTCGCGCGGCACCCAGTCGATCACCCCGGGCAGCGAGTACCGTTACCGGATGAATTTCGCTGGGGATGAGTTCCTTGAGACCGACCTGATCGTGTTCTCCGCCGGCATCCGCCCGCAGGACGCCATCGCCAAGCAGTGCGGCCTGGAACTCGGCCCGCGCGGCGGTGTGGCCATCGACAGCCAGTGCCGCACCAGCGACCCGGCGATCTACGCCATCGGCGAGTGCGCGGCATGGAACGGCGGCATCTTCGGTCTGGTTGCACCGGGCTACCAGATGGCCCGCAGCGTCGCCACCCAGCTGTGCGGCGAAGACAGCGAGCCCTTCATGGGCGCGGACATGTCGACCAAGCTCAAGCTGCTCGGCGTCGACGTCGGCTCCATCGGCGATGCCCACGGCGCTACCGCAGGCTCGCGCAGCTACCGCTTCATCGACGAGGCTACCGCCAGCTACCGCCGTCTGGTGGTCTCCGCTGACGGCAAGCAGGCCCTCGGAGCCGTACTGGTCGGCGACAACAGCTACTACGACACCCTGCTGCAGTACGTGCAGAACGGCATCAATCTGCCAGCCGATCCGTCCTGCCTGATCCTGCCGCAAGGCGAAGGCGCCCCGGCGCTGGGCGCCGATGCCCTGCCGGACACCGCGACCATCTGCTCCTGCCACAACGTCAGCAAGGGCGCGATCTGCGCCGCCATCGACGGCGGTTGCGGCGACCTGGCCGGGCTCAAGGCCTGCACCAAGGCGGCCACCGGTTGCGGCGGCTGCTCGGCGCTGCTCAAGCAGGTGTTCGAGCACGAGCTGACCGCCCGCGGCGTGGTGGTGGACAAGAGCCTGTGTGAGCACTTCGCCTACACCCGTCAGGAGCTGTACGGCATTGTTCGCGTCGAAGGCATCGAGAGCTTCGAGGCGCTGCTGGCCAAGCACGGCCGCGGTCATGTCGGCTGCGACATCTGCAAGCCGGCGGTGGGTTCGATCCTCGCTTCCTGCTGGAACCGCTCGATCACCGATCCGGCGCTGGTGCCGCTGCAGGACACCAACGACACCTTTATGGCCAACATGCAGAAGAACGGCACCTACTCGGTAGTGCCGCGTATTCCCGGTGGCGAGATCACCCCGGACGGCCTGCTGGCCATCGGCGCGGTGGCGAAGAAATACGACCTCTACACCAAGATCACCGGCGGCCAGCGCATCGACCTGTTCGGCGCGCAGCTGCACGAACTGCCGGATATCTGGGCCGAACTGATCGCCGCTGGTTTCGAAACCGGCCACGCCTACGGCAAGTCGCTGCGTACGGTGAAGAGCTGCGTCGGCAGCACCTGGTGCCGCTACGGCGTGCAGGACAGCGTGGCCATGGCCCTGCTGCTGGAGGATCGCTACAAGGGTCTGCGCTCGCCGCACAAGATCAAGTTCGCCGTCAGCGGCTGCACCCGCGAATGCGCCGAGGCGCAGAGCAAGGATGTGGGCGTGATCGCCACCGAGAACGGCTGGAACCTCTATGTGGCGGGCAACGGCGGCATGCGTCCACGCCATGCCGAGCTGTTCGCCACCGATCTGGATGACGCCACCCTGATCCGCTATATCGACCGCTTCCTGATGTTCTACGTACAAACCGCCGACCGTCTGCAACGCACCTCGGTATGGCGCGAGTCGCTGGAAGGCGGCCTGGATTACCTCAAGGAAGTGATCATCGACGACAGCCTGAATCTCGCTGCCGAACTGGAAGCGCAGATGCAGCTGGTGATCGACCGCTACGAGTGCGAATGGGCCAACGCCCTGAAGGACCCGGAGAAGCTCAAGCGCTTCCGCACCTTCGTCAACCAGCAGGGTGGCGACCCGGATATCCAGTTCGTCGAGGAACGCGGCCAGCGCCGCCCGGTGCGCGCTGACGAGCTTGCCCTTATTCCGCTATTTGAGGAGGTCGTCTGA